A genome region from Cryptococcus neoformans var. neoformans B-3501A chromosome 8, whole genome shotgun sequence includes the following:
- a CDS encoding hypothetical protein (Match to ESTs gb|CF187800.1|CF187800, gb|CF187799.1|CF187799), with the protein MNDLSAASREKIRRGYRACLHCRSRKAKCDLGDIDAPSSPPCSRCKRESRECVFAPSRRGGNNKKRARTDSEDISREDEDPPRPLGRSTAEVTSGEEHSSQTFPYPQPPPQPRHPSVHNLLGHSPPPARYRQHFGHTSSSSQSSPQTSFSADHATPQTRPTLSNVQSHTATGYPDSPPSPRRRRTANPPLHAADPSSIVVADMRNESDALQILALASGQAANRDGEEERSDRHDGHSVPGTVDSTGMGGHQQQMRGAPSSPEKEMQLAKLAQFPLVKLGILSVEQTTRLVDMFFRCHHHFFPIIPSDGIPRTLEQLSVFAQNEKYLLATIIIISSRVENTPEMREIHERSWAVMRRWISKVQCLGEPPTIGLVESLLLLAENLPRTSREMMSDDSTETDAIEEPHGVENRQAWQMIGLAVRSAYEMGLDKLGLQLIPETERTLELERAKLVWVYCYLFDRHVSMRLGKGFWTRGGAVCFQGYSSSAQTGPAAALVNFPFLREIRPGDPHSDHPQDDLGSLVQAYLELTMMMSNAHDVLYPNAARTRSLVVYGEYFKYIDEMARSLDGFKILWRRKKWTLFPLTDTVWVMFYYIQLYICAFSFQAHVERATIRGEEEYKLLEQRHKEQGGTTKLAKPSLSLFPRGAAQSPDARYIFQMCDAARELIHICVDNLYPGGALPYLPSRFLLWFTYGAIVLLKAIYSGAMLRADHKRTLDLIDRLCTCFAQCSTDEEYPAVRYGKQLEALRNKLAGLSDVKSTQSPNGSQTVRLPRTQNRAPEVRVSPSQTSTSPNTVPPPQQFDPRPSTFQPARPHAMPNEHAVNTPTWQLPVLQQYTQPVTFPYPTTPVSFTTGPSTEMSAPYVAPPHQQPFMEFGVAQSSDGLNLGMNDHHNLGFTTLDDWFGFGTAGTAGGAGQGGNGVDDPMGLANVGLDLQDFWMNVGPGEAQGGFPFR; encoded by the exons ATGAATGATCTATCAGCAGCCTCGAGGGAAAAGATCAGGAGAGGATACCGCGCTTG CCTCCACTGCAGGTCTCGCAAAGCAAAGTGCGATCTC GGAGACATTGACGcgccctcttctccgccatGCAGCCGATGCAAGCGCGAAAGCCGAGAATGTGTGTTTGCTCCCTCTCGCCGGGGAGGAaacaacaagaagagggcACGTACGGATTCAGAAGACATTTCCAGAGAGGACGAAGATCCGCCGCGCCCACTGGGTCGTTCCACAGCCGAAGTTACGTCGGGCGAAGAACATTCCTCCCAGACTTTTCCGTACCCTCAACCGCCTCCACAGCCCCGACATCCATCTGTGCATAATCTTCTAGGTCATTCTCCGCCACCCGCTCGATACCGTCAGCATTTCGGCCATACATCTTCCAGTTCACAATCGTCTCCTCAAACTAGCTTTTCCGCCGACCATGCAACTCCACAGACCCGACCCACACTGTCTAATGTTCAGTCTCACACAGCCACAGGATACCCAgactctcctccttcacccaGACGAAGACGCACGGCCAATCCACCGTTGCACGCTGCCGATCCAAGTAGTATTGTTGTAGCAGACATGCGTAATGAGAGTGATGCGTTGCAGATCCTTGCGCTTGCTAGTGGTCAGGCAGCAAATagggatggtgaagaagagagatcTGATAGGCATGACGGCCATAGCGTGCCAGGCACTGTCGATTCTACAGGTATGGGAGGTCATCAGCAGCAAATGAGGGGAGCGCCGTCGTCTCcggaaaaagaaatgcaGCTGGCAAAGCTGGCGCAGTTCCCTCTGGTTAAATTGGGAATCCTCAGCGTTGAGCAGACGACAAGACTTGTGGACATGTTTTTCAGGTGTCACCATCACTTTTTC CCAATTATTCCCTCGGATGGCATCCCAAGGACGCTTGAACAATTATCCGTCTTTGCCCAAAACGAAAAATACCTTTTGGcgaccatcatcatcatttcgAGCCGGGTGGAAAACACGCcagagatgagagagatcCATGAACGCTCATGGGCAGTCATGCGCAGGTGGATCTCCAAAGTCCAATGCCTCGGTGAACCACCCACCATAGGCCTCGTCGAATCCCTCCTTTTACTCGCCGAGAACCTGCCACGCACTTCACGTGAGATGATGTCTGATGATTCTACCGAGACGGATGCGATAGAAGAGCCGCACGGTGTGGAGAACAGGCAGGCTTGGCAGATGATAGGTTTGGCGGTGAGGAGTGCGTATGAGATGGGGTTGGATAAGTTGGGTCTGCAGTTGATACCGGAGACAGAGAGAACGCTGGAGTTGGAGAGGGCAAAGTTGGTTTGGGTCT ACTGCTACCTTTTTGACAGACA TGTCTCTATGCGACTCGGTAAAGGTTTCTGGACACGAGGTGGCGCAGTCTGTTTCCAAGGctactcttcctctgctcAAACTGGCCCTGCCGCTGCTCTCGTCAATTTCCCCTTTTTACGCGAAATCAGGCCTGGCGATCCTCATAGCGATCATCCACAAGATGACTTGGGTAGTTTGGTACAGGCGTATCTGGAactgacgatgatgatgagtaACGCGCATGATGTACTTTATCCTAATGCGGCGAGAACAAGGTCACTTGTTGT TTACGGAGAGTACTTCAAATATATTGACGAAATGGCACGATCGCTGGATGGGTTCAAGATTTTATGGCGACGTAAAAAATGGACACTGTTCCCTCTCACTGACACTGTCTGGGTCATGTTCTACTACATACAGCTCTATATATGTGCCTTCAGTTTC CAAGCGCACGTCGAACGGGCAACTATCcgaggcgaagaagagtacAAACTCTTGGAACAACGGCACAAGGAACAAGGAGGTACGACAAAACTCGCCAAACCGTCTCTCAGTCTTTTCCCGCGGGGTGCTGCTCAAAGTCCCGATGCGCGATACATTTTCCAAATGTGTGACGCCGCGAGAGAACTTATACACATTTGCGTGGATAATCTGTACCCTGGTGGAGCGCTGCCTTATCTGCCTTCAAGGTTCTTATTGTGGTTCACGTATGGAGCGATTGTGCTGTTGAAAGCTATTTACTCAGGGGCTATGCTCAGAGCGGACCACAAAAG AACCCTTGATTTGATTGACCGGCTTTGCACTTGCTTTGCTCAGTGCTCGACAGACGAAGAGTACCCCGCGGTACGATACGGCAAGCAGCTCGAAGCACTCCGCAATAAGCTTGCCGGGTTATCAGACGTCAAAAGCACTCAAAGCCCCAATGGCTCTCAGACGGTCAGACTTCCTCGTACGCAAAACCGGGCCCCAGAGGTCCGCGTCAGTCCATCCCAGACTTCTACCTCTCCCAATACAGTGCCTCCGCCCCAACAGTTTGACCCACGGCCGTCGACATTTCAACCTGCCCGGCCTCATGCTATGCCAAACGAACACGCCGTCAATACGCCGACGTGGCAGTTACCGGTCTTGCAGCAGTACACTCAGCCAGTCACATTCCCATACCCTACAACCCCAGTCTCCTTTACTACGGGTCCTTCTACAGAAATGTCTGCGCCATACGTCGCGCCGCCGCACCAACAGCCATTCATGGAATTTGGTGTGGCGCAGTCATCAGACGGTTTGAATTTGGGTATGAACGACCATCATAACTTGGGGTTCACCACGCTTGATGATTGGTTTGGGTTCGGAACAGCCGGTACGGCTGGTGGAGCTGGCCAAGGTGGGAATGGAGTGGATGATCCGATGGGATTGGCGAATGTCGGGTTGGATCTGCAGGATTTCTGGATGAACGTCGGGCCGGGTGAG GCTCAAGGAGGGTTCCCGTTCCGATAA
- a CDS encoding hypothetical protein (Match to EST gb|CF191928.1|CF191928; HMMPfam hit to DEAD, DEAD/DEAH box helicase, score: 182.4, E(): 9e-52; HMMPfam hit to Helicase_C, Helicase conserved C-terminal domain, score: 41.7, E(): 2.1e-09; HMMPfam hit to Sec63, Sec63 domain, score: 228.2, E(): 1.5e-65), translating to MSVQHYLGTLFQPQPPTFEDSWKAVISSWGPSQFRAQAIDDFEPVLETSPWPSVLNYLTETGLPSVTLEPPPIESTPAPESSSSTKADLVDRLRQHIPATFGSLVNLLSTPRSNDDIQSELIEVMGFEGDALSLVEELLKPGARQDVIDSCLRSTPNAQDKKETRPVQMDKPAYLPNARMTVKGKVKDRKKIIDISDIVGSAEDINKRLQEQIEGPKAMFSEDGPLTLMKIQKMVEQEILPHVYTATGNKFVPLSHGGKFALPEGTKREYTDVGSTFLLMTYEEVIIPPANPIPPKKTERPVKIAELSPIARGCFPKYIQLNRMQSIVQPTAMNTNENMLICAPTGAGKTDVAIMSIIRVLSQHVIDGPTSHPSGFNINRNAFKVIYVAPMKALAAEIVSKFAKRLAWLSIKVRELTGDMQLTKQEIEETQIIVTTPEKWDVVTRKPTGEGELASKVKLLIIDEVHLLAEDRGAVIETIVARTLRQVESSQSLIRIVGLSATLPNYVDVGDFLRVNRYQGLFYFDASFRPVPLEQHFIGVSGKPRSAVSARNMDRVVFEKVSELVEAGHQVMVFVHARRDTVKTAQTLKEMALEEGVSTFFQTDGHAKFSQYRAELSKSKNKEMKELFDAGFGIHHAGMLRTDRNMMEKMFEDGCINVLCCTSTLAWGVNLPAHAVIIKGTQVYDTGKGSFMDLSVLDVLQIFGRAGRPGYATSGVGFICTTHDKVDHYVTSVMSQTPIESKFIPGMTDALNAEVALGTITNVQEAMQWLSYTYLFVRMKKNPWVYAMAHDVTKDDPQLGNKRNELIVQAARLLQKARMVRYDDLANTFGITDLGRIAAKYYLRFSTIETFNSKFNPRMSNADLFQMLCEATEFEQIQLRDSEVEELEAIIGSGVIPLEVAGGAINKRNKVNILLQAHISNVYINDFALVSDAAFVAQNAGRIIRALLEIALSRNWANCSYLLVELSKCIERRQWVYDHGLAQLKVLQRETIHKLTQYTPDSMTISDFRDMTAQENGEFIHMNEKHGQAVLDAAMMFPTVNLTHTLRPITHDLLQITVKVTPQFKWHNKISGSSEPFYVWVQDEEGLNIYQWRSVRVTPSTTVIDIDFFLPFDDVPPDSISIISISDKWLWSYEQLVIQLGDLIMPPPPKESTQILGIPFLRRSCFNDPQLEQRYAQTLDTLNTIQSHAFWMLYNTSMNAVVSSPVGSGKTLLAEGAIWNAFRHNKESVVLIMVPERYAVHETVARLRNLCPPKRRVIIRPLFNVSDFDQLLSGGPAIGVTTPFAVLSNEKIDNFLSTQRLGLYVFEDLHLLDEVYELAVSKILTFARTARTRIVGTTSSLSDPSDLAEWLGVDPGPLDQWGKPVASQPPALFSFAPSDRGNHISVSIKSFTIPHGPTLLRSMIKPTYDILKSVTGGAIIFVPSVQACATVAADLVTQSGTEMNVDGFLSRPRDEVEPFAERLKDEKLFEPVLHGIGYITRDMAPTDIAIVLELFASGIIRAIIAPRQSCWTLPVRGESVIIMGTQYVRMEARPEGKGPKAKPEKHLVSYSAKELVKMQGFAVVSAAPTAPGGRMFIMCQAEQQVMISRVLKEGLPLESKILDLLSRRSTPSSSIDPRAIQALNNFFKGRRPPPRPTVDRPRRPDGRKADMMDIVNWSFLSVRVKSNPSYYQLVKGSEAEGISRVIDGWFDAMDGIKVETVEEQRRLTVEDAEAQEDRKDDVEKADLNSDQEGGVANVEENGNLDESEQKGTASEKSGQSVGLCNTLEVN from the exons ATGTCTGTCCAACATTACCTGGGCACTCTTTTCCAGCCCCAACCTCCAACATTTGAGGATAGTTGGAAAGCTGTTATTTCAAGCTGGGGCCCTTCTCA GTTTCGTGCTCAAGCCATCGATGACTTTGAACCAGTCTTGGAGACCTCACCATGGCCTTCAGTTCTAAACTATTTAACCGAAACAGGCCTGCCATCTGTGACTCTGGAGCCTCCTCCTATCGAATCCACGCCTGCGCCCGAgtcgtcatcgtcaacgAAAGCTGATTTGGTCGATCGTTTGCGCCA GCACATTCCTGCGACCTTTGGATCACTTGTCAACCTTCTGTCTACCCCGCGCTCAAACGATGATATACAATCAGAACTGATTGAGGTCATGGGCTTCGAAGGCGATGCCTTGTCGCTGGTCGAGGAATTGTTAAAGCCAGGAGCGAGACAAGATGTGATTGACAGTTGTTTGCGCTCTACCCCT AACGCgcaggacaagaaggaaacgAGACCTGTCCAGATGGACAAGCCCGCATATCTACCAAATGCCAGGATGACAGTAAAGGGGAAGGTCAAGGATAGAAAGAAAATCATAGACATCTCAGACATTGTTGGATCCGCCGAAGATATCAATAAAAGATTGCAAGAGCAGATTGAAGGTCCCAAAGCGATGTTCTCGGAGGATGGTCCC CTGACGTTAATGAAAATACAGAAAATGGTCGAGCAAGAGATTTTGCCTCATGTTTACACAGCAACGGGAAACAAATTCGTCCCTCTTTCCCATGGCGGGAAGTTCGCGCTTCCTGAGGGTACAAAGCGAGAATACACAGATGTGGGTTCAACTTTTCTGTTGATG ACGTATGAAGAGGTTATTATACCTCCAGCCAATCCTATACCGCCTAAGAAAACAGAGCGCCCTGTCAAGATTGCTGAATTGTCACCCATAGCTAGAGGGTGTTTCCCT AAATACATTCAGTTGAATAGGATGCAAAGTATCGTACAACCTACTGCTATGAACACAAACGAGAATATGTTGATTTGCG CGCCCACTGGTGCC GGTAAAACTGATGTTGCTATCATGTCAATCATCCGCGTTCTGTCTCAGCACGTTATCGACGGTCCTAcctcccatccttcagGCTTCAACATCAATCGCAACGCTTTCAAGGTTATTTATGTTGCGCCCATGAAGGCCCTTGCTGCAGAAATTGTGTCTAAATTTGCAAAACGCCTTGCATGGCTCAGTATCAAGGTCAGAGAGTTGACTGGTGACATGCAATTAACAAAGCAAGAAATCGAAGAAACGCAGATCATTGTGACAACTCCTGAGAAATGGGATGTCGTAACTAGAAAGCCGACAGGTGAAGGAGAACTGGCTTCTAAAGTCAAATTGCTTATCATCGATGAGGTCCACTTGCTTGCGGAAGATCGAGGTGCTGTCATTGAGACTATTGTGGCCAGAACACTCAGACAA GTTGAATCAAGCCAATCTCTCATTCGTATTGTCGGTCTCAGTGCCACCCTGCCGAATTATGTCGATGTTGGAGATTTCTTGAG GGTAAACCGATATCAAGGTCTTTTTTATTTCGACGCTTCTTTCAGACCAGTTCCTCTCGAGCAACATTTCATTGGTGTTTCTGGAAAGCCTCGTTCAGCCGTCTCGGCACGTAATATGGATCGAGTCGTTTTTGAAAAG GTCTCTGAACTTGTGGAGGCTGGTCATCAAGTGATGGTGTTTGTACATGCGCGGCGAGACACTGTCAAGACTGCACAGACTCTCAAGGAAATGGCTTTAGAAGAAGGTGTCTCCACTTTCTTCCAGACCGATGGTCACGCAAAATTCAGTCAGTACAGGGCAGAGCTTTCCAAGTCTAAAAacaaggagatgaaggaactATTCGACGCCGGATTCGGTATCCATCATGCCGGTATGCTGAGAACAGACAGGAATatgatggaaaagatgTTTGAGGATGGTTGCATTAAC GTCCTGTGCTGTACCTCAACTTTAGCATGGGGTGTCAATCTTCCGGCACATGCTGTTATCATCAAAGGCACCCAGGTTTATGACACTGGCAAAGGCTCATTCATGGATCTCTCTGTCCTAGACGTCCTTCAAATATTCGGTCGAGCTGGTCGACCTGGATACGCAACAAGTGGAGTCGGCTTCATATGTACCACCCACGACAAGGTTGATCACTATGTGACGTCGGTCATGTCTCAG ACGCCTATCGAATCCAA ATTCATCCCCGGCATGACAGATGCTCTTAACGCTGAGGTGGCTTTAGGAACAATTACCAATGTTCAAGAAGCGATGCAATGGTTGAGTTACACCTATCTCTTCG TTCgcatgaagaagaacccTTGGGTTTATG CTATGGCTCATGATGTTACAAAAGACGACCCGCAACTTGGCAATAAGCGCAACGAGCTTATCGTTCAAGCTgctcgccttcttcaaaaagCTAGGATGGTTCGATATGATGATTTGGCCAACACATTCGGTATCACGGATCTAGGTCGCATTGCAGCCAAGTACTACCTCAGGTTTTCCACTATTGAGACCTTCA ACAGTAAATTCAATCCGCGAATGAGCAATGCAGATCTGTTCCAGATGCTGTGTGAAGCGACTGAA TTCGAGCAAATTCAGCTTCGAGACAGCGAAGTTGAAGAACTTGAGGCCATTATTGGCAGCGGTGTCATCCCATTGGAAGTTGCC GGAGGTGCGATCAACAAGCGCAACAAAGTCAATATCCTGCTCCAAGCGCATATTTCCAACGTCTATATCAACGATTTTGCTCTCGTTTCTGACGCTGCATTCGTTGCACAA AATGCTGGACGTATTATTCGCGCGTTGCTTGAGATTGCTCTTAGCCGTAACTGGGCCAATTGCTCCTACCTGCTGGTCGAGCTCAGCAAATGTATTGAACGCCGACAATGGGTTTACGACCATGGTCTCGCCCAGCTCAAGGTGCTGCAGCGTGAAACCATTCATAAACTTACTCAGTATACGCCCGACAGCATGACCATCTCGGATTTCCGAGACATGACTGCTCAAGAGAATGGCGAGTTCATTCACATGAACGAGAAGCATGGGCAGGCTGTTTTGGATGCCGCAATGATGTTCCCAACTGTCAACCTTACCCACACCTTGCGGCCGATCACTCATGATCTACTGCAAATCACCGTAAAGGTCACACCACAATTCAAATGGCATAACAAGATTTCGGGGAGCAGCGAACCGTTCTATGTATGGGTacaagacgaagaaggttTGAACATCTATCAATGGCGTAGTGTCCGCGTCACGCCCTCAACTACGGTTATCGACATCGACTTTTTCCTACCCTTTGACGATGTGCCTCCAGACTCGATATCGATTATCTCCATATCCGACAAATGGCTATGGTCCTACGAGCAACTCGTCATTCAGCTGGGCGATCTCATAATgccgcctcctccaaagGAATCCACGCAAATCCTTGGCATTCCGTTCCTGCGCCGCTCCTGCTTCAATGATCCCCAGCTAGAGCAGCGATATGCTCAGACGTTGGACACGTTGAATACAATCCAGAGCCATGCCTTCTGGATGCTTTATAATACTTCTATGAACGCTGttgtctcttctcctgttGGAAGCGGAAAGACTTTACTGGCTGAGGGAGCTATATG GAATGCTTTCCGACACAACAAAGAGTCGGTTGTCTTGATAATGGTGCCTGAGCGCTACGCTGTACATGAGACCGTTGCGAGATTACGAAATTTATGTCCTCCAAAGCGAAGGGTAATCATCAGACCTCTCTTCAACGTGTCCGACTTTGACCAACTTCTCTCTGGAGGGCCTGCTATTGGAGTTACGACACCTTTTGCAGTCCTGAGCAATGAAAAAATTGATAACTTCCTGAGTACTCAACGCTTGGGGCTGTATGTCTTTGAAGATTTACACCTTCTCGATGAAGTGTACGAACTTGCCGTATCAAAGATTTTGACTTTTGCCCGCACTGCACGAACCCGAATCGTCGGTACGACGTCATCTCTCAGCGATCCTTCTGATCTTGCTGAATGGCTTGGGGTTGACCCTGGGCCGTTGGATCAATGGGGAAAACCTGTCGCTTCACAACCTCCCGCTTTGTTCAGTTTCGCTCCCTCAGATCGTGGCAATCATATTTCTGTGTCCATCAAATCGTTCACAATTCCCCACGGTCCTACCTTACTTCGCTCTATGATCAAACCCACTTACGATATTCTCAAATCCGTGACAGGCGGTGCTATCATTTTTGTGCCATCCGTTCAAGCTTGTGCCACCGTCGCCGCCGATCTTGTCACTCAATCCGGAACCGAGATGAACGTCGATGGCTTCCTTTCTCGGCCTCGCGACGAGGTCGAGCCGTTCGCTGAACGCttgaaagatgagaaaTTGTTTGAACCGGTGCTTCATGGTATCGGTTACATTACTCGTGATATGGCACCGACGGATATCGCCATTGTTCTTGAGCTTTTTGCGAGTGGTATTATCCGTGCTATCATCGCCCCTCGTCAATCATGTTGGACACTTCCAGTGCGAGGTGAAAGCGTCATCATTATGGGCACGCAGTACGTGCGCATGGAAGCGAGACCCGAAGGCAAGGGGCCCAAAGCAAAGCCTGAAAAGCACCTGGTAAGCTATTCAGCGAAAGAATTGGTGAAGATGCAAGGCTTCGCTGTGGTTTCGGCGGCCCCCACTGCCCCGGGTGGAAGGATGTTTATCATGTGCCAGGCAGAGCAGCAAGTCATGATCTCTCGAGTACTCAAAGAGGGTCTCCCATTGGAATCTAAAATCCTCGATCTTCTTTCACGTAGATCTacaccatcctcttcgatCGACCCAAGAGCTATTCAAGCTCTCAACAATTTTTTCAAGGGTCGCAgacctcctcctcgtcctaCCGTCGACAGACCCCGCCGACCTGACGGCAGGAAGGCGGACATGATGGACATCGTAAATTGGTCATTCCTTTCTGTCAGAGTGAAGAGCAATCCTAGCTACTACCAGCTCGTTAAGGGGTCAGAAGCGGAAGGTATCTCAAGAGTAATTGACGGATGGTTTGATGCTATGGATGGAATAAAGGTGGAGACTGTTGAGGAGCAAAGGAGGCTGACCGTTGAGGATGCGGAAGCGCAAGAAGATAGAAAGGACGACGTGGAGAAGGCAGACTTGAATTCTGACCAAGAGGGTGGAGTTGCAAACGTTGAGGAGAACGGCAACTTAGATGAATCAGAACAGAAGGGCACAGCGAGCGAGAAGTCAGGACAGAGTGTAGGACTTTGTAACACTTTGGAAGTCAATTGA
- a CDS encoding hypothetical protein (HMMPfam hit to Ala_racemase_N, Alanine racemase, N-terminal domain, score: 57.1, E(): 4.7e-14): MAAPISVEYTQDRASDLRENIAAVQQDIDNAAGTGAKPRLVAVSKLKPASDIKALYDAGYRHFGENYIQEMVDKAAALPDDIKWHFIGSLQSNKSKLAASVPNLFILETLSSTKVADLLQKSLPPSRQSKLNVYLQVNTSGEDSKSGLSPLPSNSAELVDLAMHVIEKCPGLKLLGIMTIGSWDASHDPTKPNPDFECLKRTRTELAKALAENGVQGAPKEDELELSMGMSADFVQAIKEGSSSVRVGTRIFGERPKKK; the protein is encoded by the exons ATGGCAGCACCCATATCCGTCGAATACACCCAGGACAGAGCCTCAGATCTCAGAGAGAACATTGCCGCTGTCCAGCAGGATATCGATAACGCTGCAGGTACAGGTGCCAAG CCCCGCTTGGTAGCTGTTTCCAAGCTAAAGCCCGCGTCTGACATCAAAGCTCTTTACGATGCCGGCTACCGTCATTTCGGGGAGAACTATATTCAGGAGATGGTAGAcaaggctgctgct CTGCCCGACGACATCAAGTGGCATTTCATCGGCTCTCTCCAAAGCAACAAATCGAAACTCGCTGCTT CTGTTCCAAACCTCTTTATCCTCGAGaccctctcctccaccaaaGTCGCCGACCTTCTCCAAAAatccctccctccctcccgTCAATCCAAACTCAACGTCTACCTCCAAGTCAACACCTCTGGCGAAGACTCCAAATCTGGGTTATCACCCCTTCCGAGCAACTCGGCCGAGCTCGTTGACCTAGCCATGCATGTGATTGAAAAATGCCCCGGACTAAAGTTGTTAGGCATTATGACTATCGGTTCTTGGGATGCCTCGCATGACCCAACGAAACCTAATCCTGATTTCGAATGTCTCAAGCGCACACGGACAGAGTTGGCAAAGGCTTTGGCGGAGAACGGTGTACAAGGTGCTCCCAAGGAGGACGAGCTGGAGTTGAGTATGGGTATGAGCGCCGATTTCGTACAGGCGATCAAAGAGGGTAGCAGCAGCGTCAGAGTAGGCACCAGAATATTCGGCGAGAGACCAAAGAAAAAGTAG
- a CDS encoding hypothetical protein (Match to EST gb|CF190138.1|CF190138), producing MADNAAAPAPLYLPAILQNPANRAARQVHAHNAQQREKAAARRERDTRSNAAPEYNGKGKRVIRRLDNAAFASNPHIVRPTKTDYAPPVPLQARPSRPSFPAGAIPRSTPVPPALVPERDPFSPDSRQGSFSTSLKGTRAMLRKRGKRAEGLVTKADAEIRKWLGGEWGDLNAQEDGQWRVIDERLVDYASEAGAASTSSAARRLPTHRGLDILPDLPIENGQIPAILEISRSPAHLTWCLSESFDRLVIHLLSRYYELASWSQDLATTSGQILRVTHVVVPSIAQPNRHPIAGHSLATPETSEVSGQSSSESNYHSSYHSLSEGESNESSGFTESDSDTATEMGDAEIVSYSVEGDTTITPIPEMSDLSLSENENELIRTFSTTSSRYASSEGGSDFGTLGDSLTIPRTSGHESEDSMAGGWVDMDDESDFGDIPGFSRLRIDAMYGRINPGVRVSARGWESKPTFFEYLYGV from the exons ATGGCAGACAACGCAGCAGCACCAGCACC CCTCTACCTCCCCGCCATCCTCCAGAACCCCGCAAACAGGGCAGCTCGCCAGGTGCACGCACACAACGCCCAGCagagggaaaaggctgCAGCTCGCCGTGAACGCGACACCAGGTCAAACGCCGCCCCAGAGTACAATGGGAAAGGCAAGAGGGTAATAAGGCGACTTGACAATG CGGCCTTTGCCTCGAATCCGCATATCGTACGTCCAACAAAAACCGACTATGCTCCTCCAGTACCGCTTCAAGCACGTCCTTCGCGCCCATCGTTCCCGGCCGGCGCAATCCCACGCTCCACGCCCGTCCCTCCGGCTCTCGTCCCCGAACGAGACCCCTTTTCTCCAGACTCTCGTCAAGGCTCATTCTCCACTTCGTTGAAGGGAACCCGTGCTATGCTCCGCAAGCGAGGTAAACGGGCTGAAGGCCTAGTCACCAAGGCAGATGCCGAAATCAGAAAGTGGCTCGGCGGAGAGTGGGGTGATTTGAATGCACAGGAAGACGGGCAGTGGCGAGTCATTGATGAACGACTAGTCGACTATGCTTCCGAAGCGGGAGCTGCGTCTACTTCATCTGCCGCCCGAAGGCTTCCCACACATCGAGGCCTTGACATCTTGCCGGATCTCCCCATCGAGAATGGTCAAATTCCTGCCATCTTGGAAATCTCGCGCTCACCTGCGCACCTGACCTGGTGCCTTTCTGAAAGCTTTGACCGTCTCgtcatccatcttctttctcgcTATTACGAGCTTGCTTCGTGGA GCCAAGACCTTGCAACAACCTCGGGCCAAATTCTTCGAGTCACTCACGTCGTTGTCCCTTCTATCGCACAGCCCAACCGCCATCCCATCGCTGGTCATAGTCTAGCCACTCCAGAAACCAGCGAAGTCTCTGGCCAATCGTCTTCCGAAAGCAACTATCATTCGAGCTATCACTCGCTTTCCGAGGGCGAGTCAAATGAATCGAGCGGATTCACAGAATCCGACAGCGACACTGCAACCGAAATGGGCGATGCAGAGATCGTCAGCTACTCTGTCGAGGGCGATACCACCATCACGCCCATACCAGAGATGTCCGACCTGTCCTTATCGGAAAACGAGAACGAATTGATAAGAACCTTTTCAACGACGTCTTCCCGATATGCGTCCTCGGAGGGCGGTTCCGACTTTGGCACTCTCGGCGATAGCTTGACGATCCCAAGGACGTCCGGTCATGAGAGTGAAGATAGCATGGCAGGCGGATGGGTAGATATGGACGACGAGTCTGACTTTGGGGATATACCCGGTTTTTCGCGTCTCAGAATTGATGCAATGTACGGCCGTATAAACCCAGGGGTGAGAGTATCGGcaagaggatgggaaagcAAACCCACGTTCTTCGAGTATTTGTATGGTGTATAG